A single region of the Vicia villosa cultivar HV-30 ecotype Madison, WI linkage group LG4, Vvil1.0, whole genome shotgun sequence genome encodes:
- the LOC131594407 gene encoding alpha-glucan phosphorylase, H isozyme-like has translation MKMIKFLVELWDLLEMPIDEQKAFQFLFGVKVQEVAMLREKGYTLKVPLQFSRMLRDGYFGDKDYFESLSDTAAADKIIVELEKWIKMSILYDADSERFSSDRTIQVYAERTWKIDPCQYPF, from the exons ATGAAAATGATTAAGTTCTTGGTAGAGCTATGGGATCTTTTGGAGATGCCAATTGATGAGCAAAAAGCATTTCAGTTTCTCTTTGGTGTTAAAGTGCAAGAAGTAGCAATGCTGCGTGAGAAAGGATATACTTTGAAAGTTCCTCTACAATTTTCCAG GATGCTGCGAGATGGATATTTTGGTGATAAAGACTACTTTGAATCCTTATCTGACACG GCTGCAGCTGATAAAATAATCGTTGAACTAGAGAAGTGGATCAAGATGAGTATTCTCTATGATGCTGACTCTGAGAGGTTTAGTAGTGACAGGACCATTCAAGTGTATGCAGAGAGAACATGGAAAATTGATCCCTGCCAATACCCTTTTTGA
- the LOC131594406 gene encoding uncharacterized protein LOC131594406 isoform X2 yields MSPSYITKGHDVVKPTNHRQRPLRLLENHRESISLNHSESLSLRITVKATTVTSNFNSVGSGCPAVAFYHCEGAVASSPYQCGCWKTSDSRMRI; encoded by the exons ATGTCTCCTTCATATATCACAAAAGGGCACGACGTGGTGAAACCTACC aatCACCGTCAAAGACCTCTAAGGCTCTTGGAGAATCACCGTGAAAGCATTTCTCTCAACCATTCCGAATCACTGTCACTGCGAATAACCGTCAAAGCAACCACCGTCACTTCCAATTTTAACAG TGTTGGCTCGGGTTGTCCAGCAGTAGCTTTTTATCATTGCGAAGGTGCAGTTGCCTCTTCTCCTTATCAATGTGGTTGTTGGAAAACCAGTGATTCAAGGATGCGAATTTGA
- the LOC131594406 gene encoding uncharacterized protein LOC131594406 isoform X1: MSPSYITKGHDVVKPTNHRQRPLRLLENHRESISLNHSESLSLRITVKATTVTSNFNRILRASGRKSAPSVRKKVWLQLQDCLFREVNQMLRLLPVRLFLNSNFLLYQCWLGLSSSSFLSLRRCSCLFSLSMWLLENQ; the protein is encoded by the exons ATGTCTCCTTCATATATCACAAAAGGGCACGACGTGGTGAAACCTACC aatCACCGTCAAAGACCTCTAAGGCTCTTGGAGAATCACCGTGAAAGCATTTCTCTCAACCATTCCGAATCACTGTCACTGCGAATAACCGTCAAAGCAACCACCGTCACTTCCAATTTTAACAG GATATTGAGAGCTTCTGGAAGAAAAAGTGCACCTAGTGTTAGGAAAAAG GTTTGGTTGCAGTTGCAGGACTGTCTGTTTAGGGAGGTGAATCAGATGCTTAGACTGCTTCCAGTTAGGCTTTTTCTTAATTCAAATTTTCTTCTATATCAGTGTTGGCTCGGGTTGTCCAGCAGTAGCTTTTTATCATTGCGAAGGTGCAGTTGCCTCTTCTCCTTATCAATGTGGTTGTTGGAAAACCAGTGA